In Zea mays cultivar B73 chromosome 7, Zm-B73-REFERENCE-NAM-5.0, whole genome shotgun sequence, the following proteins share a genomic window:
- the LOC109940884 gene encoding protein ALP1-like: MFRMRRTVFRRLHDTLVQNYGLLPSRGVSTMEALGIFLWACGGPQSFRQIRNKFGHSLETISRKYSDVLNALYKMSSDTIKPKDPHFVEIHQRLREARFWPHFKDCIGAIDGSHFPAAVPASEQAKYIGRHGYTSQNVMAVCDFDMRFTFVVTGWPGSVHDTRVLQDTLLTYADRFPHPPEGKYYLVDSGYPNRKGYLAPYKGQKYHITEWQNARQPIGSKEVFNYAHSSLRNVIERSFGVLKMKWRILLSLPSFSLEKQSKIIIACMTLHNFIRDSALYDRDFDEVGPNSLSHDVPSGESSTSTSDELDMSAFRDAIANALVS; encoded by the exons ATGTTTCGGATGCGAAGGACTGTTTTTCGACGATTGCATGACACTTTGGTACAAAATTATGGTCTGCTACCAAGTAGGGGtgtgagtactatggaagctCTTGGCATATTCTTGTGGGCATGCGGGGGTCCACAATCGTTTAGGCAGATCAGAAATAAATTTGGCCACTCATTGGAAACAATTAGCCGGAAGTATAGTGATGTCCTTAACGCACTTTATAAGATGTCATCGGACACAATCAAGCCAAAAGACCCACATTTTGTAGAGATTCATCAGCGTTTGCGAGAGGCGAGGTTTTGGCCACACTTCAAGGATTGCATAGGAGCAATAGATGGTAGTCACTTCCCAGCGGCAGTCCCGGCTTCAGAACAAGCGAAATATATAGGCCGACACGGTTACACGTCGCAGAATGTAATGGCCGTAtgtgacttcgatatgaggttTACATTTGTTGTGACAGGATGGCCAGGTTCCGTACATGACACAAGAGTACTACAGGATACTTTATTAACTTATGCGGACAGGTTCCCCCATCCACCGGAAG gtaaatactatcttgtcGATTCGGGTTATCCAAATAGAAAGGGGTACCTTGCACCTTATAAGGGTCAGAAGTACCACATTACGGAATGGCAAAATGCGAGGCAACCTATTGGGAGTAAAGAAGTTTTCAACTATGCGCACTCATCCCTACGAAATGTTATTGAGCGATCATTTGGGGTGCTAAAAATGAAGTGGAGAATTCTATTAAGTCTCCCTTCATTTTCGCTTGAGAAACAATCGAAGATAATTATTGCATGCATGACACTGCATAACTTCATTAGAGATAGTGCTCTATACGATAGAGATTTTGATGAAGTAGGACCTAATAGCCTAAGTCATGATGTACCTTCAGGTGAGAGTAGTACTAgcacatctgatgagttagacatgagtgcTTTTCGAGATGCAATTGCAAATGCATTAGTGTCGTAG